A single Defluviitalea saccharophila DNA region contains:
- the deoC gene encoding deoxyribose-phosphate aldolase, giving the protein MDDKQLASMIDHTVLKPDAKEEDIRKLCEEAIEYGFATVCVNPCYVPMAKHLLQDSNVGITTVIGFPLGANTITTKTTEAEEAIENGATEVDMVINIGALKDKKYDYIRDEIKAVVHTVNKRAVVKVIIETSLLTDEEKEKACLLAKEAGADFVKTSTGFSGGGATKEDIELMRRTVGDTMGVKASGGVRTRQDAEALVKAGATRIGASASVAIIKGEKSSSSY; this is encoded by the coding sequence ATGGACGACAAACAATTAGCGTCTATGATCGACCATACGGTTTTAAAACCTGATGCAAAAGAAGAAGATATTAGAAAATTATGCGAAGAAGCGATTGAATATGGATTTGCAACGGTTTGTGTAAACCCCTGCTATGTGCCCATGGCAAAACATTTATTACAGGATAGTAATGTGGGCATTACAACCGTAATAGGCTTTCCTTTGGGGGCTAATACCATTACCACCAAAACTACAGAGGCAGAGGAAGCCATAGAAAATGGTGCTACGGAAGTGGATATGGTTATCAATATCGGTGCATTAAAAGATAAAAAATATGACTATATAAGAGATGAGATTAAAGCGGTGGTACATACTGTTAATAAAAGAGCAGTGGTTAAGGTGATTATAGAAACTTCTCTTTTAACCGATGAAGAAAAAGAAAAAGCTTGTTTACTCGCAAAAGAAGCCGGAGCGGACTTTGTAAAGACCTCAACTGGATTCTCCGGAGGAGGGGCTACAAAGGAAGATATTGAACTGATGAGAAGAACCGTAGGGGATACCATGGGAGTCAAAGCATCCGGTGGCGTGAGAACCCGTCAAGATGCAGAAGCCCTTGTAAAAGCAGGAGCAACTCGTATTGGTGCCAGTGCCTCTGTAGCAATTATTAAAGGTGAAAAGAGCAGCAGCTCATATTAA
- the purH gene encoding bifunctional phosphoribosylaminoimidazolecarboxamide formyltransferase/IMP cyclohydrolase, producing MKRALISVSDKTGVVEFAKKISDLGFEIISTGGTAKAITDAGIKVIGISEITGFPECLDGRVKTLHPNIHAGLLAIRDNEEHMKQLEELNVETIDLVVVNLYPFKQTILKDHVELEEAIENIDIGGPTMIRAAAKNYQDVAVIVDPKDYDKVIEELKENGEVSRETKFYLASKVFEHTASYDTLIANYLRKQRGAEDFPETLSLTFEKVQDMRYGENPHQKAAFYKEIGKNTGCLSSAVQLHGKELSFNNINDTNGALELLKEFDEPTVVACKHANPCGVGSADNIYDAYMTAYNADPVSIFGGIVVANREIDEKTAEEMNKIFIEIIVAPSYTEKALEVLKQKKNLRILQLDNISVKQPEGSYDMKKVAGGLLIQEVDNVLLPEEELKVVTKRQPTQKEMEDLLFAWKIVKYAKSNGIAIAKDKQSLGIGPGQVNRIWACKQAVEHCIEQIGEEALKGAALASDAFFPFSDCVEEAAKAGITAIIQPGGSIRDQESIEACDKYGIAMVFTGMRHFRH from the coding sequence ATGAAAAGAGCACTGATCAGTGTTTCTGACAAAACTGGAGTTGTAGAATTTGCAAAGAAAATCAGTGATTTAGGTTTTGAGATTATTTCCACCGGAGGAACTGCTAAAGCGATTACCGACGCAGGCATTAAGGTAATTGGAATTTCAGAGATTACAGGATTTCCAGAATGCTTAGACGGAAGAGTAAAAACACTGCATCCAAATATTCATGCCGGATTATTGGCAATAAGAGATAATGAAGAGCATATGAAGCAATTAGAAGAGCTAAATGTGGAAACCATTGATTTAGTTGTTGTGAATTTATATCCATTTAAGCAAACAATTTTAAAAGATCATGTAGAATTGGAAGAAGCCATTGAGAATATCGATATCGGCGGGCCTACAATGATTCGTGCTGCGGCTAAGAATTACCAGGACGTTGCGGTGATCGTGGACCCAAAAGATTATGATAAAGTAATAGAAGAATTAAAAGAAAATGGTGAAGTATCCAGGGAAACGAAATTTTATTTAGCGTCTAAGGTTTTTGAGCATACAGCAAGCTATGATACCCTCATTGCAAATTATCTCAGAAAGCAAAGAGGCGCTGAGGACTTCCCTGAAACTCTAAGCTTAACCTTTGAAAAGGTTCAGGACATGAGATATGGTGAAAACCCTCATCAAAAGGCGGCATTCTATAAGGAAATCGGCAAAAATACAGGATGCCTCAGTTCTGCCGTTCAACTTCATGGAAAAGAGCTTTCCTTTAATAATATCAATGATACCAATGGGGCATTGGAGCTTCTTAAAGAATTTGATGAGCCCACTGTAGTTGCCTGCAAGCATGCAAATCCCTGCGGCGTAGGCAGTGCCGATAATATTTATGATGCTTATATGACTGCCTATAACGCTGACCCTGTATCCATTTTTGGTGGAATTGTTGTAGCCAATCGTGAAATAGATGAAAAAACCGCTGAAGAAATGAATAAAATCTTTATTGAAATCATCGTAGCTCCTTCATATACGGAAAAAGCTTTAGAAGTTTTAAAACAAAAGAAAAATCTTCGTATATTGCAGTTGGATAACATTTCTGTAAAACAGCCAGAAGGTTCCTACGATATGAAAAAGGTAGCCGGGGGACTGCTTATTCAGGAAGTAGATAATGTATTATTACCAGAAGAAGAACTAAAAGTAGTAACCAAAAGACAACCGACTCAAAAAGAAATGGAAGATTTATTATTCGCATGGAAAATTGTTAAATATGCTAAGTCCAACGGTATAGCTATTGCAAAGGATAAACAATCCTTAGGTATAGGACCGGGGCAAGTGAATAGAATCTGGGCTTGTAAGCAAGCTGTAGAACATTGCATCGAGCAAATAGGAGAAGAGGCTTTAAAAGGAGCGGCTCTTGCTTCTGACGCGTTCTTCCCGTTCTCAGACTGCGTTGAAGAAGCAGCAAAAGCGGGAATCACTGCCATCATTCAGCCGGGAGGCTCCATAAGAGACCAGGAATCTATAGAAGCTTGCGACAAATACGGAATAGCTATGGTATTTACAGGTATGAGACATTTTAGACATTAA
- the pflB gene encoding formate C-acetyltransferase, with product MDRNPWRGFKEGVWQEEINVRDFIQKNYSPYEGNEDFLEGATERTQDLLKKYTDLCRLESEWGGVLDIDTSTVSSLLNYAPGYLDKENEIIVGLQTNRPLKRGVNPFGGIRMTRQACEAYGYKLDKKVEEHFEYRTTHNDGVFRVYTDEMRKARKSGVITGLPDAYGRGRIIGDYRRVALYGVDYLIEEKKKDKALLGKRLMDDENIRLSEELYRQIDFLEKLKKMAQMYGYDISKPATNSKEAVQWLYFAYLGAIKEQNGAAMSLGRVSTFLDIYFERDLKENTFTETEIQEIVDDFVLKLRMARELRTPEYNELFAGDPLWITESIGGMGEDGRTLVTKSSFRFLHTLYNLGPAPEPNLTVLWSKDLPEAFKRYCSRVSIETDSIQYENDDIMREIYGDDYAIACCVSAMKIGKQMQFFGARCNLPKVLLMSLNGGVDEISKEQIGPSRQPISGDVLNYEEVMERFSFYRKWLCELYVNTMNVIHYMHDKYAYEKLQMALHDTEVERFMAFGIAGLSVVADSLSAIKYAKVKPARDESGMIIDFEIEGDFPKYGNDDERVDNIAQDLVKDFYNELKKIPAYRNAKHTLSILTITSNVVYGKKTGNTPDGRKKGEPFAPGANPMHNRDQKGALASLNSVAKLPYECCRDGISCTFSVEPNTLGKTEEARMDHLTAIMDGYFAKGAHHLNVNVLNREKLIEAMEHPEKYPNLTIRVSGYAVNFHKLSKEQQKEVISRTFHGNL from the coding sequence ATGGATAGGAATCCATGGAGAGGATTTAAAGAAGGCGTTTGGCAGGAAGAGATAAATGTTAGAGATTTTATTCAGAAAAATTACAGTCCTTATGAAGGAAATGAAGATTTTTTAGAAGGAGCGACTGAAAGAACCCAAGACCTTTTAAAAAAATATACGGATTTATGCCGGTTAGAATCAGAATGGGGAGGGGTACTGGATATTGACACCTCCACGGTATCTTCTTTGCTTAACTATGCTCCGGGATATCTTGACAAGGAAAATGAAATCATCGTAGGGCTTCAGACCAATAGACCCTTAAAAAGGGGTGTCAATCCTTTTGGCGGCATTCGGATGACAAGACAGGCCTGTGAAGCCTACGGATATAAATTGGATAAGAAGGTTGAAGAGCATTTCGAATATAGAACGACCCATAATGACGGTGTTTTTAGAGTGTATACCGATGAGATGCGAAAGGCCCGAAAAAGTGGTGTGATCACTGGACTTCCCGATGCCTACGGTCGGGGAAGAATTATTGGAGATTATAGAAGAGTAGCTTTATACGGAGTAGATTATCTTATTGAGGAAAAGAAAAAAGACAAAGCATTGCTTGGCAAGCGTTTGATGGACGATGAAAATATAAGGCTTTCAGAAGAACTGTATCGCCAAATAGACTTCTTAGAGAAGCTAAAGAAAATGGCCCAAATGTACGGATACGATATTTCAAAACCTGCGACCAATTCTAAAGAAGCGGTTCAATGGTTATATTTTGCGTATCTAGGGGCTATCAAAGAGCAAAACGGAGCGGCTATGTCTCTAGGACGAGTAAGCACATTTTTAGATATTTACTTTGAGCGGGATTTAAAAGAGAATACTTTTACGGAAACAGAAATTCAAGAAATTGTAGATGACTTTGTTCTTAAGCTTAGAATGGCAAGGGAACTTAGAACCCCTGAATACAATGAGCTGTTTGCAGGAGATCCTCTTTGGATTACAGAATCTATAGGGGGTATGGGAGAAGACGGCAGAACTTTAGTCACAAAATCTTCCTTTAGATTCTTACATACCCTTTATAATTTAGGACCTGCACCCGAACCCAATTTGACCGTACTTTGGTCTAAAGATCTGCCTGAAGCTTTTAAACGCTACTGCAGCAGGGTTTCTATTGAAACAGATTCTATTCAATATGAAAATGATGATATCATGCGGGAAATCTATGGAGACGACTATGCTATTGCCTGCTGTGTGTCGGCGATGAAAATAGGCAAACAAATGCAGTTTTTCGGAGCCAGATGTAATCTTCCAAAAGTACTATTGATGAGCTTAAATGGCGGTGTGGATGAGATTAGTAAAGAGCAGATCGGTCCCAGCAGGCAGCCGATTTCAGGAGATGTTCTAAATTATGAAGAAGTGATGGAAAGATTTTCATTCTATCGCAAATGGCTTTGTGAGCTATATGTAAATACTATGAATGTGATTCATTATATGCATGATAAATATGCCTATGAAAAATTACAAATGGCGCTGCACGATACAGAAGTAGAAAGGTTTATGGCTTTTGGGATTGCCGGTCTCTCAGTTGTTGCAGATTCCCTAAGTGCCATAAAATATGCGAAAGTAAAGCCAGCCAGAGATGAAAGCGGCATGATCATTGACTTTGAAATAGAAGGAGATTTTCCTAAGTACGGTAATGATGATGAGCGAGTAGACAACATTGCTCAGGACTTAGTAAAAGATTTTTATAATGAATTAAAGAAAATCCCTGCATATCGCAATGCGAAGCATACATTATCCATATTAACCATTACCTCCAATGTGGTTTACGGCAAAAAAACAGGGAATACTCCTGACGGAAGAAAGAAGGGTGAACCCTTTGCGCCGGGGGCGAATCCCATGCATAACAGGGATCAAAAAGGCGCTTTGGCTTCTCTAAATTCAGTGGCAAAACTTCCTTATGAATGCTGCAGGGACGGGATATCTTGCACTTTTAGTGTTGAGCCCAATACTTTAGGAAAAACAGAAGAAGCCAGAATGGATCACCTTACAGCGATAATGGATGGATATTTTGCCAAAGGCGCCCATCACTTAAATGTAAATGTACTGAATAGAGAAAAACTCATAGAAGCAATGGAGCATCCGGAAAAATACCCGAATTTAACAATCCGTGTATCCGGTTATGCAGTGAATTTCCATAAATTAAGCAAAGAACAGCAAAAAGAAGTTATTAGCCGAACATTCCACGGCAACCTATAA
- a CDS encoding NCS2 family permease yields MAQAKSQLNNNSLLEKVFKLSENKTTVKTEVVAGFTTFMTMAYILAVNPGMLAAAGMDQGAVFTATVLASIIGTLAMAFLANYPFALAPGMGLNAYFVYTVCLTMGYSWQVALAAVFVEGIIFVVLTFLNVREAIFNAFPQSLKHAVGAGIGLFITFIGFQNAGIIIDDAATLVTLGDITSIVPFLAIVGTLITGILVVKRVKGSILIGIIVTYVLGIIAELVGWYVPNPEAGVYSLIPGTLFSLPPSIAPIAFKLDLSQVFSLSFFVVVFAFLFVDLFDTLGTLIGVSSQAEMLDKDGKLPNVKQALLADAIGTTAGALLGTSTTTTYVESAAGVAEGGRTGLTSFVTAAFFAIALLFSPIFLAVPGFATAPALIIVGFMMMQSVNKLDFSEASEGIPAFLALIAMPLAYSIAEGIVFGTVSYVVVNAATGKAKKVHPVMYVLAIVFVLKFIIEKIG; encoded by the coding sequence GTGGCACAAGCAAAATCACAGCTTAATAACAATAGCTTGTTAGAAAAAGTATTTAAATTGAGCGAGAACAAAACCACTGTAAAAACAGAAGTTGTTGCAGGATTTACAACATTTATGACCATGGCTTATATTTTAGCTGTAAACCCTGGAATGTTAGCGGCAGCAGGAATGGATCAAGGAGCAGTATTCACCGCGACTGTTTTAGCATCCATTATCGGAACATTGGCAATGGCATTTTTAGCGAATTATCCATTTGCTCTGGCACCAGGTATGGGACTTAATGCATATTTCGTTTATACTGTTTGTTTAACAATGGGATACAGCTGGCAAGTTGCTTTAGCAGCAGTATTTGTTGAAGGAATTATATTTGTCGTTTTAACTTTCTTAAATGTTCGTGAAGCAATTTTTAACGCATTTCCACAATCATTAAAACATGCAGTTGGTGCTGGTATTGGTTTATTCATTACGTTTATTGGTTTCCAAAATGCAGGCATCATTATAGACGATGCAGCAACTCTTGTTACTTTAGGAGATATAACAAGTATCGTTCCTTTCTTGGCAATAGTTGGAACTTTGATTACAGGAATATTGGTTGTTAAAAGAGTAAAAGGATCTATTCTTATTGGAATTATAGTAACTTATGTATTAGGAATTATAGCAGAATTAGTTGGATGGTATGTTCCAAATCCAGAAGCAGGAGTATATAGCTTAATCCCAGGAACACTTTTCTCCTTACCTCCAAGTATAGCTCCGATTGCTTTTAAACTTGATTTATCTCAAGTATTTTCATTAAGTTTCTTTGTAGTAGTTTTCGCATTCTTATTTGTTGACTTATTTGATACTTTAGGTACTTTAATCGGTGTATCTAGCCAAGCTGAGATGTTAGACAAGGATGGAAAACTTCCAAATGTTAAACAAGCATTATTAGCCGATGCAATTGGAACAACTGCTGGAGCGCTTCTCGGTACTTCTACAACTACTACTTATGTAGAAAGTGCTGCAGGGGTTGCGGAAGGTGGGAGAACAGGATTAACATCTTTCGTTACAGCAGCTTTCTTCGCTATTGCATTATTATTCTCACCAATCTTTTTAGCAGTACCTGGCTTTGCAACAGCACCTGCTCTTATCATTGTAGGATTTATGATGATGCAATCTGTAAATAAATTAGACTTCTCAGAAGCCAGTGAAGGTATTCCAGCTTTCTTAGCATTAATAGCAATGCCTTTAGCATACAGCATAGCAGAAGGAATTGTATTCGGAACAGTTTCATATGTAGTTGTTAATGCTGCGACAGGTAAAGCAAAGAAAGTACATCCTGTAATGTATGTTTTAGCAATTGTATTCGTATTAAAGTTTATTATCGAAAAAATAGGGTAA
- a CDS encoding response regulator, producing MQLYKILLVDDEEEIRKGIIKKIKWEELGFVVVGEAENGIEALDIIDKTMPDVVITDIRMPFMDGIKLAENIKYRFPTNKVIVLSGFDDFEYAQEAIKLGVIRYILKPINSIEFTELLKEVKHLLDEEIRSKNDLETLKINYQKSLPLLKERFLNHWIEDYVAEEEIEENIHILDLDIAQKHLALAVIRPDELGKEEKDIKTLKNKHLLKMAIFNICEEVVKEHNLGTIFMKINEMVVIIPLKVHETVKSSSRIAVALEQIRIAVQKYLETTVTIGVGNICTNKSMLYKTYASALAALDYTIMLGSNKIIYIDDIEPAQNDINFEEGDERELLGAIRVGQKEKIEEAVSRVLAKVEETQVSLSDYQIYIVEVFSSIMRLIKNMDLDINKIFPDNVNFFTIINGFRSKKEVKEWLLEVCFKVTEEFSLKRSSSKSDIIERAQKYIDSNYWDDELNAEKLCNYLHISTNYFSALFKKETKLNFTSYLTKVRIEKAKELLRNTDMKAFDIGNKVGYTEGHYFSYVFKKITGLTPTEYRNGKA from the coding sequence ATGCAGCTTTACAAGATACTCTTAGTAGACGACGAAGAAGAAATTAGAAAAGGCATTATAAAAAAAATCAAATGGGAAGAACTCGGCTTTGTTGTAGTGGGAGAGGCGGAGAATGGTATTGAAGCCCTGGATATTATAGATAAAACCATGCCTGATGTAGTCATTACGGATATCAGGATGCCATTTATGGATGGCATTAAGTTGGCTGAAAACATTAAATATCGTTTTCCCACCAATAAGGTCATTGTTCTATCAGGCTTTGATGACTTTGAGTATGCCCAGGAAGCCATAAAACTAGGTGTTATACGGTACATTCTTAAACCTATTAATTCTATAGAATTTACAGAGCTCTTAAAAGAAGTAAAGCATCTTTTAGATGAAGAGATACGCTCTAAAAACGATTTGGAGACTTTAAAAATAAATTATCAAAAAAGTTTACCCCTGCTTAAAGAAAGATTTCTTAATCATTGGATCGAAGATTATGTTGCAGAAGAGGAAATAGAAGAAAATATTCATATTTTAGATTTAGATATTGCTCAAAAACACCTGGCTCTGGCTGTGATCAGGCCGGATGAACTGGGTAAAGAGGAAAAAGACATTAAAACATTAAAAAACAAACATTTATTAAAGATGGCAATATTTAATATATGTGAAGAAGTTGTGAAGGAGCATAACTTAGGAACCATTTTTATGAAAATCAATGAAATGGTTGTTATTATTCCTTTAAAAGTTCATGAAACAGTAAAATCCAGCAGCCGTATTGCTGTAGCATTAGAACAAATAAGAATTGCTGTGCAAAAATATTTAGAAACCACAGTGACGATTGGTGTCGGGAACATATGCACGAATAAGTCCATGCTTTATAAGACATATGCCTCTGCCTTAGCGGCTTTAGATTATACGATTATGCTGGGAAGCAATAAGATTATTTATATAGATGATATCGAGCCTGCTCAAAACGACATTAATTTTGAAGAAGGGGATGAAAGAGAATTATTAGGTGCGATTAGGGTAGGACAGAAGGAGAAAATTGAAGAAGCGGTTTCAAGAGTATTGGCAAAGGTGGAAGAAACACAAGTCTCATTAAGCGATTATCAGATCTATATAGTAGAAGTTTTTTCTAGTATTATGCGGCTCATCAAAAACATGGATCTGGATATTAATAAAATATTTCCTGATAATGTGAATTTCTTTACGATCATTAATGGTTTTAGAAGTAAAAAAGAGGTAAAAGAATGGCTTTTAGAAGTGTGTTTTAAGGTGACGGAGGAATTTTCTTTAAAACGTTCTTCCAGCAAAAGCGATATTATTGAAAGAGCTCAAAAATATATTGATTCTAATTATTGGGATGATGAACTGAATGCAGAAAAATTATGCAATTATCTTCATATCTCTACCAACTATTTTTCGGCTTTATTTAAGAAAGAAACTAAGCTTAACTTCACCAGCTATTTAACGAAAGTAAGAATTGAAAAGGCAAAGGAACTTCTTAGAAATACAGATATGAAAGCTTTTGATATAGGCAATAAAGTAGGGTATACAGAAGGACATTATTTTAGTTATGTATTTAAAAAAATTACAGGTCTAACCCCAACGGAGTACAGAAATGGAAAAGCTTAA
- a CDS encoding sensor histidine kinase, giving the protein MEKLKSIKFLMILYFTTIITIGMVFVAVIFYEKFKSTAQDYAIKSVDQLIMQVKYTLDNYTRNMMDVSNTLYYKIIKNKNIVNNSFSTEMDVIQTTNNNIATLAIFNESGELIAASKDVVLRDEVDVTQQDWFERAIDKPENIHFSNAHRQNLFEEYDPLVVSLSRVISLNEDGRIIRGVLLVDMNLTGIEAICEPISEGDIGDIYIIAPDGGVIYGEENYDLLNEYKTKADNLLDGIYPVDKEQRLLSVKTGGYTGWKIIGVWQLDKVIINYGEIRNFLVLSILAVLVMCILGTFYISNRLSSPLYKLQKSMKLVEQGNFDIRIEEGGEYVVRELSKTFNKMVQRIRELMDEIVKEQDDKRKKELDVLQSQINPHFLYNTLDSIIWLVEDERISEATQMITALSRFFRIGISSGRTVITIREELEHARNYLAIQKIRYKNKFDFKIEADPKALEAKTIKLILQPLIENALYHGIEYIQHKGEILIEAYVEDNNLIYKIHDNGVGMTEETKNRIFDADYKVKTKGSGVGVKNVNQRIQLYYGPDYGMRIESELEEGTTVYIKMPLCYE; this is encoded by the coding sequence ATGGAAAAGCTTAAAAGTATCAAATTTCTTATGATCCTATATTTTACAACCATCATAACCATAGGCATGGTTTTTGTCGCTGTGATCTTCTACGAGAAATTTAAGAGTACAGCTCAGGATTATGCCATAAAGTCTGTGGACCAATTGATTATGCAGGTCAAATATACTTTAGACAATTATACCAGAAATATGATGGACGTTTCTAACACCCTTTATTATAAGATTATAAAAAATAAAAACATTGTTAATAACAGCTTTTCAACTGAAATGGATGTTATTCAGACCACCAATAATAATATTGCGACCCTGGCAATCTTTAATGAGAGCGGGGAGCTGATTGCAGCAAGCAAAGATGTTGTTTTAAGGGACGAAGTTGATGTAACACAGCAGGACTGGTTTGAACGGGCCATTGATAAACCGGAAAACATACATTTTTCCAATGCCCATAGACAGAATCTGTTTGAAGAGTATGACCCTTTAGTAGTTTCTCTTTCAAGGGTAATATCCCTTAATGAAGACGGCAGGATTATTCGAGGGGTATTATTAGTAGATATGAATCTAACAGGAATCGAAGCAATTTGTGAACCTATTTCGGAAGGAGATATAGGGGATATATATATCATCGCTCCTGATGGAGGGGTGATCTACGGGGAAGAAAATTATGACTTGCTCAATGAGTATAAGACGAAGGCAGACAATTTATTAGATGGTATTTATCCAGTAGATAAAGAGCAAAGACTTCTTAGTGTTAAAACTGGAGGGTATACGGGCTGGAAGATTATTGGTGTTTGGCAATTGGACAAAGTCATTATAAATTACGGCGAAATTAGAAATTTTCTTGTGTTAAGTATTTTAGCCGTTTTAGTGATGTGTATTTTAGGGACCTTTTATATTTCCAATCGATTATCTTCTCCTTTATATAAACTCCAGAAGTCCATGAAATTAGTGGAACAAGGGAATTTTGATATACGCATAGAAGAAGGAGGGGAATATGTCGTTCGAGAGCTTTCTAAGACCTTTAATAAAATGGTACAGCGTATTCGAGAATTGATGGACGAAATCGTAAAAGAACAAGACGATAAAAGGAAAAAAGAATTAGATGTCCTGCAGTCTCAAATTAATCCTCATTTTTTATACAATACTTTAGATTCGATTATATGGCTGGTTGAAGATGAGAGAATTAGTGAGGCAACTCAGATGATCACTGCCCTGTCTCGATTTTTCAGGATAGGAATTAGCTCCGGGAGAACGGTCATTACCATTAGGGAAGAATTAGAACATGCCAGAAATTATTTAGCCATCCAGAAAATAAGATATAAAAACAAGTTTGATTTCAAAATAGAAGCCGATCCGAAGGCACTGGAAGCAAAGACTATAAAACTTATTCTTCAGCCGCTTATAGAAAATGCACTCTATCATGGTATAGAATATATACAGCATAAAGGAGAAATACTCATAGAAGCTTATGTAGAAGACAACAATTTAATATATAAGATTCATGACAATGGTGTAGGCATGACGGAAGAAACTAAAAA